Proteins co-encoded in one Candidatus Obscuribacterales bacterium genomic window:
- a CDS encoding gamma-glutamylcyclotransferase family protein — protein sequence MDVACRVFVYGTLKPGEYYYADYCAPTVIAAQEAIVWGKLYHLPMGYPALTEGDRPIQGSLLTFPGAEILEMLDDLEGYDPLRSPWENEYERRTTDVFGSDRRSLGLAWSYWMTEAQVQQWHGILCEDNVWSGAQARSWM from the coding sequence ATGGATGTAGCCTGTCGCGTCTTTGTCTATGGAACCCTGAAACCGGGGGAATATTACTACGCTGACTACTGCGCTCCTACCGTCATCGCCGCTCAGGAGGCGATCGTTTGGGGCAAGCTCTACCATCTGCCCATGGGCTATCCGGCACTCACGGAGGGCGATCGCCCCATTCAAGGCTCCCTGCTGACCTTTCCCGGTGCCGAGATTTTGGAGATGTTAGACGACCTAGAGGGTTATGATCCCCTGCGATCGCCCTGGGAGAATGAGTATGAGCGCCGGACAACGGACGTCTTTGGCAGCGATCGCAGGTCGTTGGGGCTAGCCTGGAGCTATTGGATGACAGAAGCGCAGGTGCAGCAATGGCATGGCATCCTCTGTGAGGACAATGTCTGGAGCGGTGCTCAGGCTAGGTCTTGGATGTAG